Proteins found in one Planctomycetota bacterium genomic segment:
- a CDS encoding Gfo/Idh/MocA family oxidoreductase, translating into MKPVTLRRREFLGAAATAAAFTLVPRHVLGGPRQIPPSEKMNIAGIGVGGMGASNLRSLETENIVALCDVDHAYAAETFKRYPNATPYKDFREMLDREKGIDGVLVATPDHTHAVISMAAMKAGKHVYCQKPLTHDVYEARMLAQAAREAKVATQMGIQGHSGEGVRLICEWIWAGLIGEIREVDAWCSLSYYPWGHAGWSSKYSERPKDTPTVPPTLDWDLWIGPAPMRPYHEAYHPGVWRCWWDFGCGMMGDRGAHSLDSVFWALKLGPPTSVEATSCGNTKDVHPLSAIVTFRFPARGDLPPVKLTWYEGTRPPRPEGLEDGRRMPAEGGVIFKGSKGKIMCGVYGESPRLVPEALMKEAKLPEKTLPRVAGGHEQDWVRAAKAGTQAGADFAYSGPLTEMCLLGNVAKRVDAPIEWDAANLKVTNLPEANAVVRTEYRKGWSL; encoded by the coding sequence ATGAAACCCGTCACCCTGCGTCGGCGAGAGTTCCTGGGGGCGGCCGCTACGGCTGCGGCATTCACCCTCGTGCCGCGGCACGTCCTGGGCGGCCCAAGGCAGATTCCGCCCAGCGAGAAGATGAACATCGCCGGCATCGGCGTGGGCGGCATGGGGGCGTCGAACCTGAGGAGCCTCGAGACCGAAAATATTGTCGCCCTGTGCGACGTGGACCACGCCTACGCCGCCGAGACCTTCAAGCGGTATCCGAACGCCACGCCGTACAAGGATTTCCGCGAGATGCTCGACCGCGAGAAAGGCATCGACGGCGTGCTCGTGGCCACGCCCGACCACACACATGCCGTCATCTCGATGGCCGCCATGAAAGCCGGCAAACACGTCTATTGCCAGAAGCCTCTGACGCACGATGTGTACGAGGCCCGCATGCTCGCCCAAGCGGCCAGGGAAGCCAAGGTCGCCACACAGATGGGCATCCAGGGACACTCCGGCGAGGGCGTGCGGCTGATTTGCGAATGGATCTGGGCCGGACTCATCGGCGAAATTCGCGAGGTGGACGCCTGGTGCAGCCTCTCCTATTACCCGTGGGGCCACGCCGGGTGGAGCAGCAAGTATTCCGAGCGACCGAAGGACACGCCGACCGTCCCGCCGACGCTCGACTGGGACCTCTGGATCGGCCCGGCCCCGATGCGGCCGTATCACGAGGCGTATCACCCGGGCGTGTGGCGGTGCTGGTGGGACTTCGGTTGCGGCATGATGGGCGACCGCGGGGCCCACTCGCTGGATTCGGTATTCTGGGCCCTGAAACTCGGACCGCCCACGAGCGTGGAGGCTACCTCCTGCGGCAACACGAAGGACGTGCATCCGCTGTCGGCGATCGTGACGTTCCGCTTCCCCGCGCGCGGCGACCTGCCGCCGGTGAAACTCACGTGGTACGAGGGCACCCGCCCGCCGCGACCCGAAGGCCTCGAGGACGGCCGCAGGATGCCCGCCGAGGGCGGCGTGATCTTCAAAGGATCGAAGGGCAAGATTATGTGCGGCGTGTACGGCGAGAGCCCGCGCCTCGTGCCCGAGGCCCTCATGAAGGAAGCCAAGTTGCCCGAGAAGACCCTGCCGCGCGTCGCGGGCGGCCACGAACAGGACTGGGTCCGGGCCGCCAAGGCGGGCACGCAGGCCGGGGCCGACTTCGCGTACTCCGGACCTCTGACGGAGATGTGCCTGCTGGGCAACGTGGCCAAACGAGTGGACGCCCCCATCGAGTGGGATGCCGCCAACCTCAAGGTCACCAATCTGCCCGAGGCGAACGCCGTCGTGCGGACCGAGTACCGGAAGGGCTGGAGTTTGTAA
- a CDS encoding class I SAM-dependent methyltransferase — protein sequence MAEAQGPFDAFQPYYDLMVNWEHRLAFEAPFFQRVFSSAKARRVLDCACGTGHHVRLFARWGLEAVGSDLSPAMVEDARRQTGGEHGKVRFEVADFRDLPKRFDRPFDSVICTGNSLALVDSRDGLRQAVAGMYEILAPGGVAVIHTLNYAVIPEGQNLYEGPRVRAVDDREILFLKVVRKQRQHCELDVVVLEKQAGEWKRTETHARAWALEQPELKTLATEAGFVRLQFYGGYDPKPFDPAASRDMILVARKEKAAK from the coding sequence ATGGCTGAGGCTCAGGGTCCCTTCGACGCATTCCAGCCATACTATGACCTGATGGTGAACTGGGAGCACCGGCTGGCGTTCGAGGCGCCGTTTTTTCAGCGCGTCTTTTCGAGCGCGAAGGCGCGGCGGGTGCTGGACTGCGCGTGCGGGACGGGTCATCACGTCCGGCTGTTCGCGCGGTGGGGGCTGGAGGCGGTCGGGTCGGACCTCTCGCCGGCGATGGTCGAAGACGCGCGGCGCCAGACGGGCGGCGAACACGGCAAAGTGCGGTTCGAAGTGGCGGATTTCCGGGACCTGCCGAAACGGTTCGACCGGCCGTTCGACTCGGTTATCTGCACGGGCAACAGCCTGGCGCTGGTGGACTCGCGGGACGGTCTGCGGCAGGCGGTCGCGGGCATGTACGAGATCCTGGCACCCGGCGGGGTGGCGGTGATCCACACGCTGAACTACGCCGTCATCCCCGAGGGCCAGAACCTGTACGAGGGGCCTCGCGTCCGGGCGGTGGACGACCGCGAGATCCTGTTTCTGAAGGTCGTGCGGAAGCAGCGCCAGCACTGCGAACTCGACGTCGTGGTGCTGGAGAAGCAGGCGGGTGAGTGGAAAAGAACCGAGACGCACGCCCGGGCCTGGGCGCTGGAGCAGCCGGAACTGAAGACCCTCGCGACCGAGGCGGGGTTCGTGCGGCTCCAGTTCTACGGCGGGTACGACCCGAAACCGTTTGACCCTGCCGCCAGCCGCGATATGATCCTCGTAGCCCGCAAGGAGAAGGCGGCGAAGTAG